A region from the Vicia villosa cultivar HV-30 ecotype Madison, WI linkage group LG3, Vvil1.0, whole genome shotgun sequence genome encodes:
- the LOC131662644 gene encoding uncharacterized protein LOC131662644, whose translation MDLWVVAAAVGAGCLAKHWHKSSENGDDSYRLCSEDSKFGNIESPSYQFSFGKHTQVQKKGKDVSLDRTGWDEKASDSSSLDGFSTRDMSSNRGLNCENLRNYNEVDLLSLSNLGMPLSPYEYDDSFKHGEDGSERNSDTFGNRGFFVSDFSANVVPIHNSFGNKTCLSSPKRFPRHVSRPLNSLESCFMAQIYKEHAKMEEYVFSPLSSQCMATRSFRVSNGSRIVNRSNATSINSSTASKERKLHKASRAKDESDTKKMKLDTIIGRNRSSSIFSDVLSGKLTRHDPTLLFCFGISLGIIISIMGNKREIIKLRELLKQSENLVQDLQDELDMKDSLTVKELHNENYGSQETCDHSFNSKELHEFSPEKHVDSSPRIECKESSYDKKEEQSSESMSKIEAELEAELERLGLDMNNSSLDRKLSELVEIDPDFVADFAQGELPANKFIGTDANVTTPLPSNYGVSPHELSVRLHEVIQHQLEKRVKELEIALENSQRRVRFLESKHDGSFEKASSPTKENSLMTREDCDTMSQPLILNLSGEALDAYNEAYEELIKINDSEDNSPSTNIEQGSPLSHDWHATGFEHSSATNSVVDEGSLSMEPYFSKETMLEGESSSELNVSGDESRDCDNDEIERQLIRQIVERTKKGSPLFQNAKKILYSMDEDEQH comes from the exons ATGGATTTGTGGGTTGTTGCGGCGGCTGTTGGAGCTGGTTGTTTAGCTAAACATTGGCACAAGAGTTCGGAGAATGGTGATGATTCATATCGTTTGTGTTCAGAGGATTCGAAATTTGGGAATATTGAGTCCCCGAGTTACCAATTTTCGTTCGGCAAACATACACAGGTGCAAAAAAAGGGAAAAGATGTTTCTTTAGATAGAACAGGTTGGGATGAGAAGGCGTCAGATTCGAGCTCTTTGGATGGTTTTTCGACAAGAGACATGTCGTCTAATCGAGGGTTGAATTGTGAAAATTTGCGGAATTATAATGAGGTTGATTTGTTGTCTCTATCGAACTTAGGTATGCCATTATCACCGTATGAATATGATGATAGCTTTAAGCATGGTGAAGATGGAAGTGAGCGAAATAGTGATACTTTTGGCAACCGTGGTTTCTTTGTTTCTGATTTTTCTGCCAATGTGGTTCCTATACACAATTCTTTCGGAAATAAAACCTGTCTATCGTCGCCGAAACGTTTTCCCAGGCATGTTAGTAGACCATTGAATTCCTTAGAAAGTTGTTTCATGGCTCAGATATATAAAGAACATGCTAAAATGGAAGAGTATGTTTTCAGTCCTCTTTCATCACAATGTATGGCTACAAGATCATTTCGTGTAAGCAATGGAAGCCGAATAGTCAATAGAAGCAATGCTACTTCGATCAATTCATCAACTGCAAGTAAGGAGCGTAAGCTGCATAAAGCTAGTCGAGCAAAAGACGAAAGTGATACCAAGAAGATGAAACTAGACACAATTATTGGACGAAATCGAAGTTCAAGCATTTTTAGTGACGTGCTTAGTGGAAAACTCACCCGACATG ATCCGACGTTACTCTTCTGCTTTGGGATTTCTCTTGGGATAATAATTTCCATCATGggaaataaaagagaaataatcAAGCTCAGAGAATTGTTAAAGCAGAGTGAGAACTTGGTTCAAGATCTTCAAGATGAACTTGATATGAAAGATTCGTTAACCGTGAAGGAGTTACATAATGAAAATTACGGTTCACAAGAAACATGTGATCATTCCTTCAATAGTAAGGAGCTACATGAATTTTCCCCTGAAAAGCATGTGGATAGCTCTCCAAGAATAGAGTGCAAAGAATCATCCTATGATAAGAAGGAAGAACAAAGTTCCGAATCTATGAGCAAAATTGAAGCCGAGCTTGAAGCAGAACTTGAGAGATTAGGGTTGGACATGAATAATTCAAGTCTGGATAGAAAATTATCCGAGCTTGTTGAG ATTGACCCGGACTTTGTAGCAGATTTTGCTCAAGGTGAGTTGCCAGCGAACAAGTTCATCGGAACAGATGCCAACGTCACTACACCTCTTCCTTCAAACTATGGAGTTTCGCCGCATGAACTGAGTGTACGTTTGCACGAAGTCATACAACACCAACTCGAGAAACGAGTGAAGGAGCTTGAGATTGCCCTTGAAAATAGCCAAAGGCGAGTAAGGTTTTTGGAATCCAAGCATGATGGTAGTTTTGAAAAGGCGTCTTCTCCTACTAAAGAAAACTCGTTGATGACTCGTGAAGATTGCGACACTATGTCTCAGCCCTTAATTCTCAATTTATCAGGTGAAGCACTTGATGCATACAATGAAGCCTATGAAGAACTAATAAAGATAAATGATTCTGAAGACAATTCACCATCAACCAATATTGAACAAGGTTCACCACTTTCACATGACTGGCATGCAACAGGTTTTGAGCACAGTTCAGCAACGAACTCGGTGGTTGATGAAGGAAGTCTTTCAATGGAACCCTATTTTAGCAAGGAGACAATGTTGGAAGGAGAAAGCTCTAGTGAATTAAATGTTAGTGGAGATGAAAGCCGCGATTGTGATAATGATGAGATCGAGAGGCAGTTGATAAGGCAAATTGTTGAAAGAACCAAGAAAGGTTCTCCTCTTTTTCAAAATGCAAAAAAGATATTGTATTCTATGGATGAAGATGAACAACATTGA
- the LOC131662646 gene encoding glycine-rich RNA-binding protein 3, mitochondrial-like has protein sequence MAFFGRIGNIIRNAANAKISSEIKLRSFPSVFQAIRCFSSVPSTKLFVGGVSYSTDEQSLREVFARYGEVVDVRIIMDRETGRSKGFGFITYNTVEEASSALQALDGQDLHGRRVGVNFANERARGGYGGGDGGFGGSYGNTSYGGGGGVGYQGGYGNSPYGAAPSGGGYGDAGGNVTGGYGSTYNDGTTSGGYGGNNANYGAPVSGGESNTLNYGSAPAVGGYGGGNNGNYGAADTVNYGSAPGAGGYGGDNASYGGGESNSVNYGSAPGVGGYGSGSANYGAAVGGVESNSVNYGSPPVDGGYGASSVAAAGTSNGFTGSQYPGNATGYGSGSLGTGSSFAGGYGESGQENFRNDDHEADAFAKRA, from the exons ATGGCTTTCTTTGGAAGAATTGGGAATATAATAAGGAATGCGGCGAATGCAAAGATCAGTTCTGAGATTAAGCTACGTTCTTTTCCATCTGTTTTCCAAGCTATTCGGTGTTTTTCGAGTGTTCCGTCTACAAAGCTGTTTGTAGGAG GTGTTTCATATTCTACTGATGAACAAAGTTTGAGGGAAGTTTTTGCAAGATATGGGGAAGTTGTCGATG TGAGGATCATTATGGATCGTGAAACTGGTAGGTCCAAAGGATTTGGCTTTATTACTTACAATACAGTTGAGGAGGCATCAAGTGCCCTTCAAGCTTTGGATGGACAG GATTTACATGGTCGCCGGGTTGGTGTAAATTTTGCCAACGAAAGAGCCCGTGGAGGGTATGGCGGCGGTGATGGTGGTTTTGGTGGATCTTATGGAAATACTTCCTATGGTGGTGGAGGTGGTGTTGGATATCAAGGTGGTTATGGTAACTCTCCATATGGTGCTGCTCCAAGCGGTGGTGGGTATGGTGATGCTGGTGGTAATGTCACTGGAGGTTATGGAAGCACTTACAATGATGGAACTACTAGTGGAGGTTATGGTGGCAACAATGCGAATTATGGTGCTCCTGTGAGTGGTGGTGAAAGCAATACACTTAACTATGGCAGTGCTCCCGCTGTTGGTGGTTATGGCGGTGGTAACAATGGGAATTATGGAGCTGCTGATACTGTTAACTATGGTAGTGCTCCTGGTGCTGGTGGTTATGGTGGTGACAATGCAAGTTACGGTGGTGGAGAAAGCAATTCTGTTAACTATGGTAGTGCTCCTGGTGTTGGTGGTTATGGCAGTGGTAGTGCAAATTATGGTGCTGCTGTAGGTGGCGTGGAAAGCAATTCTGTTAACTATGGTTCTCCTCCTGTTGATGGTGGTTATGGTGCTTCTTCTGTCGCTGCTGCCGGTACGAGCAATGGTTTCACTGGTAGTCAATACCCTGGAAATGCAACAGGGTATGGCAGTGGCAGTTTAGGTACTGGGAGCAGCTTTGCTGGTGGATATGGCGAAAGTGGTCAAGAAAATTTCAGGAATGATGAtcatgaagcagatgcttttgcTAAAAGGGCTTGA